The Methyloterricola oryzae genome includes the window TCTGTCTGCCAGGGGCAGTCTCGCGCAGGTGATCCCAACTCCGAAGGAACAGCCGAAGGCAAGCCTCGATACCACACCGGCAGTGGCCGGTTTGTAGAATCGTGACACCTCACATCGGATTACCTTTCAACACCCGAGCGGTGCCTGCCCCTGCGAGACCAACAAGCGCCCATTTAAAAAGACTTCGTCCAGGGACGGACGACCTAAAGGCTTAGCGTGTTCGGGGCCTTCACAGACTAAAGCGGTGTCCGCATGGGATAGCCACCTGCTAGTGGGGAACTCCGCGCGAACCGCGGGGCTTCGCCCTCATGTAGAGCGCAATTACCACAGTCACCCCCATACTGCTGGACCGCAACCGGGACAACGCCGGCATCACCCGCGGCAAGCAACAGGTGGTGATGATCGATCAGCCCAAGACTTCGCCACAAAGGCGCCAACCCGGAAGTCTGCAATGCGGATTACACGGCGCCCGGTGAGCTTGCTGAAGCGGACATGAACACGTTCACGAGACCATGGACCCGCGCTGGAATCGCACCCTGCGTCAAGCCGGACCGATCTGCGTCGCTGTCTTGATGAGCGTTGATTTACCCAGTCATCCATTGCGTGGTATCTCACCCTACTCAACTGCTACAGCCATCGGATCTCCTATGCTTTCAGCACGGTGCTTTTCCAGGACACCGACCCGGCCGATCCTATGGCCAACAGATTTCGCCAGGATGGAATGGTACGTCTTTGAATCGCTTCAAGCGGGGAAACGCGGGCAATGAAGAATAGATTTTCGAGCGCGGCAACAGTCATGCTGTTCCTTATGTTGCTCGCGCAGGCTTTCCCGGGGATCGCCACCGCTACCAATGCCACGCAGCCTGGCATCGATACGAGCGTGCGGCGGCAATCCGCGCTCGATCTCCGAGCACTGACCGTGTTGCCCGATGATGGCCGTGACCTCTATTTCCAGGCGTTCGACGCCGCCAAGCGCGAGATTCGAATTGAGATCTGCGTTCTTGAGGATCCCCAGATCCTTGCGCGGCTGCGCTCGGCGCTTGCAAGGGGTGTGCGGGTGCGCGTGATCGCGGACCGCGGGAAGTATGAGGCACTCGAATCTGAGCGGACGAATCTGGAGCAGCAAGTAACGTCTTTAGGCGGTGAGCTTCACCTGAGCAATCCCCAGTTTCCGAGAAGCTTCCCCAAAGTCATCCTGATCGACGCTAAACGGGTTGTCTACGGCTCAGCCTGCCTCGATGAGACGACCTTCAAGCAGTACCGTGATTTTGCCCACGTTAGCAGCCAGACGAAACTTATACGAAATCTCGAGCGCCTGTTCGAGAACGATTGGTTGTACTCTGCAGAGGTCGGCCATGAGCCGCCGCCGTTCAATCCGACGCCGCGAATTTCGAAGCGCAATCTGCTGGTCTCTCCGGTCAATTCGGCTAAACAGCTGGTGGAGCTCTACCAGAAAGCACGAAAAAGCCTCGACGTCTACACGGAACTCCTCGGCAACCAAGTGCTGGAAAGTGAGTTGGCGGCTGCGGCACAAAGAGGTGTGGCGGTGCGCCTGATCGCACCTGTGAAAGTGAACGGAGCCACCGATGAGGTTCAGGACTTGCAGACCAAATCGTTGTCGGCCCTCGCGGCGACCGGGGTCGCTGTGCACGTCAGCGGACCGGAAGAGAGTGCTGATCTGCCGTACATGCATGCCCGGGCTGCCGTGGTTGATGGCAGGGAAGCTTATCTCGGCTCAATCAGTCTCTCGCCGTCCTCGCTTGGCTCCAATCGCGAAGTCGGTGTAATCCTGCGTCAGGTGACCGTAGTAAGGCAACTAAAAAACCAGTTCGAGTCGGATTATCAAACGCGTACCCGGAAGTTCTGAGTGCGGCTCGGTGCCGCATTACTCAGAGGCCATTCGGACACTTATGGCTTGCGTGCCATCGAACCGGAACGACTGCGTTTGTCGCCTGAAGCGTCCAGGTGTCCCGCACGGACGAGGAGTCCGAGATGAGGACGCCGCGCAACCGCCGCCCGGCCGGGAAGCACTTCGAGCATGACACCCAGCTCATCTGGGAAGGCACGACCATAGTCGGTTGTGCGATGGCGGTATGCGGAGACTCGCTGGCTCAGGCCTGGCGGCCGGCAGGCCACTGGGTCTGGCCAGGGTCCTGATTCCCGAGGGATTGAAACCGGCCTATGGCCGTTTACTTCCGATAGGTCCCCAGCAGTTCGGCTTGCCCGATCACATGTCCCCGCATCGCCTTTTCCAGTTGCGCCTTGGAGGGATGACCCAGATCAGGGAGCACCACGTCCAGTGCATAGAGCTTGTGAAAATAGCGGTGACGTCCGATTGGCGGGCAAGGGCCCCCGTAGCCGGTGCGCTTCCAATCGTTCAGTCCCTCCAAGGTTCCTGCGGGCAATTCGCGGGACGTCACGGCTTCCGGTAGTGTGGTCGCGGTGGGTGGCAGGTTGTAGAGCACCCAATGCACCCAGGTCATCTTGGGGGCGGCGGGGTCCGGCGCATCCGGGTCGTCCACGATCAGCACGAGGCTGCGGGCGCCTGTAGGCACTCCGGACCAATTCAAGGGTGGTGAAATATCAAGTCCCTGGCAGGTGTAACGGCTGGGAATCTCGCCTTGCTGTGCGAAGGCAGACGACTGCAGATTCAGGCTCATGACGTATTCTCCCGGGGTGGCTTCGGCAATGGCATTTTGGGTGCTCAACTGCAACAGCCAAATCAGCACAAATAAGACTTGGTACATGGCGATGGCCTCGGCGATATGATTGGTGCTACTTCCTGCGCATCATCCCCCGAACGCGCGGACGGCGCCAAACCCTCGTACGCGTATTGTAACGGCCTTTCTTACCTCCGGAGCGGCCGACCGAATAAGCCTCGCAGTCCTCCAGGTAGGCCCGGCGTTCGTCCATATGCACGGACAATTCTGAACCCGCTTCAGTCCAGACGGGACACGACGCGAAAGCAGATCGATCTTTTGCCGCCGACATCCATCAAGCTTTCAGTTCGAAGCTACAAGCCGTCACCCATCCAGGTCTCCCAGGGCTCGAAAGCGATTTTCGAGCCCCCTGCCCTATGGCACCACCAGGACAGATGGGGGCCTAAACAAATCTGACGCTTATATACCCGGTGACGGCCGGGTCACGAGGAACCACCTCACCAATTTCCAGTAAAAACAATGCAGTCTGAAAACACCTGCAAGGCATACCATCGAGTCTCCATCTGACCCAGGAGAGCTACCATGAAGACCCTAATTGTGCTTTTGCTCCCGATACGAATGGTGTTGGCAATCTTGCTCGTCTGTGCCAGTGCCTTGGCTTCGGCCGCGTTTACCTCGGATCCTATCGTGTTCGTCGCCCATGGCACGATCATGGGGGCGGACGGTAAGCCGATAGAACCGGACGCCGAATTTTTCCAGCAGGCTCAAGAATTCTATATCGCTGACCTCACCCGCAAACTGAACACCAAAGCCCGAATGAACGATGCCAGCAAGAAGCGATCGATCATTGGCGAAACCGTTAAGGAAAGGGTTTTCGCCCAAGCCTTGTTCATCGATTGGCAGACTGACAGACCGTATGGGAACCTCGGTGTTACGACCTCGTTCAGGAAGGACTCCCAATCAGCCGCCTCCACCTTGCCGCCCGGATTGACCGTTCCGAAGTAGAGCCTTTCACTCGTCATGCGACGCTCGCCCGTTCGGCAGTTCACGTCCTGCATCGATGTACAGCCCGAAGTCAGCATAGCGAGCGCGGAAGCGAGGGAAACGAAGATCTTGGACATGACTCGGATGGCGACGCCTATTCGGTAAGGGAAAAGGCCTCGCAGCCACTACCCCTCAGAACACCGGACGTGCGGGTCACCTAGCCGGCCTTGCGATGGCCAAGAATTCCACCGCGCCTCATCGCGCGCTCCTCGAGGTGTGCAGCCTAATTCTGCTGAAGGGTTTCGCTGGCAACGCGAACGTCAGCCCGGTATCCGCACCAGTCACCGTGGGGCCGTAGACGGGTTGACGAAGGAGCAACTCGTGGAGAGAGCCACGGCATTGTCGAAAAAGCTTGGGCTAACCCTTCCCCACAATCATTAGTAAATTCATGACCTTCCCGGGGTCTTCTATCCCACTTCAAATTCTTGAACTGAAAAAGTAATAAGCCTATTCACGGCACATAAGTCAGAATCACAGCCATCAGAGGTGATTTGCTCCGACGTAAAATCATTTCCGACCCTCGGACTGAATACCGATGCCGATCAGGCACGGCGCCGCGCCGCCTCTTCAATTCCGGTCTGGGCTTCGAGATACTGTTCGTAGTCCCCATTGAAGTGCACAACACCCTCGGGCGTCAGTTCAATGATCCGGGTGGCCAGAGAAGAGACGAACTCCCGGTCGTGGCTGACGAAGATGAGGGTGCCCGGATAATGCTCCAGGGCTGTGTTCAAGGACTCGATAGACTCCATGTCCAAGTGATTGGTTGGCTCGTCCAGCACCATGAAGTTGGGCTGTTGCAGCATCAGTTTTCCGAACAACATGCGCCCCTGCTCACCGCCGGAGAGTACCTTCACTGATTTCTTGATTTCATCCTGGGAGAACAGCAGACGTCCCAAGATGGCGCGAACTGCTTGCTCGTCATCGCTTTCACGTTTCCATTGGGCCATCCAGTCGAATAAACTGAGGTCCTCCGCGAAATCAGCGGCATGTTCCTGAGCAAAATATCCGAGGCTGACGTTCTCGGACCATTTTACTTCTCCCTGATCGGGTGCCCATTCGCCCACGAGGGTCTTCAACAGCGTGCTCTTGCCGATGCCGTTTGGGCCGATAACCGCAATCCGCTCTCCGACTTCAATCATGAGATTAAGGCCCTTAAACAGCTGCAACGAATCAAACCCCTTGGCTATATCCTTCAGTTCCAACGCCAGGCGGTAGAGTTTCTTTTCCTGATTGAAGCGGATAAAGGGATTGACTCGACTTGAAGGCTTGATATCTTCCAACTTGATCTTTTCAATCTGGCGGGCTCTTGAGGTGGCCTGTTTCGCCTTGGAAGCGTTGGCGGAGAAACGGCTGACGAAGGATTGCAATTCGGCGATCTGTGCCTTCTTCTTGGCATTGTCGGCCTGCTGACGTTCCCGAACCTGCGTGGAAGCGATCATGAAGTCGTCATAGTTGCCCGGATAAACCCGCAGTTCGCCGAAGTCCATGTCGGCCATATGAGTGCACACACTATTGAGGAAATGACGGTCATGGGAAATGATCACCATGGTACTGTTCCGCTGGTTAAGCAGATCTTCCAGCCAACGGATAGTGTTAATGTCAAGATTATTGGTGGGCTCATCCAGCAACAGGATGTCCGGATCGGCGAACAGAGACTGGGCCAGTAGCACACGGAGTTTCCAGCCCGGCGCCACGACACTCATGAGGCCATTGTGCTGCTCCAAAGGGATTCCAACCCCTAATAGAAGTTCACCCGCACGTGCCTCGGCGGTATAGCCGTCGAATTCAGCAAATATCGACTCCAACTCAGCGGCGCGCATGTAGTCATCTTCGCTCGCCTCCAGATTGGCATAGATGGCGTCCCGTTCCGCCATGGCCGACCACATTTCCGAATGGCCCATCATCACCACGTCCAGCACCCGTTGGTCCTCGTAAGCGAATTGGTCCTGGCGCAACTTGCCTAGGCGCAGATTCGCGTCCAGTGAAACATTGCCGGCACTAGGCTCCAATTCACCCCCGAGAATCTTCATGAAGGTCGACTTGCCGCAGCCATTGGCACCGATCAGGCCGTAGCGGTTGCCCCCACTGAACTTGACCGAAACGTTTTCGAACAGGGGCTTCGCCCCAAATTGCATGGTGAGATTGGCGGTAGCTAACAAGGTGACTCCAAAGGTTGGATTTGCATGCAGGACTGGCGTACCTGCGCAAAAAGGAAAACGTGGGTCTTACGGATGGAGGAAAATCGGTGAGGACAGAGGTTTTCTCGGGTCAGACAGGAAAAATACTCTGGCGCGTGGCCCCGGCGTAACCCCACTACAAACAACAAAGCCTGTATCGCCGCAAGCCTTTGACGTATATGGCGGCCAGGGACGGAATCGAACCGGCGACGCGGGGATTTTCAGGTTCTTGACCGATTTTCACAAGTTTTTATTCAATTACTTAAAGTCGCACTACCCGCGCAATTGTGACGGAAAGTGACAGAGACGGAATGTTTGTTACTGCAGGATGTCACGATTTAGTCACGCACTCGCATTGTAATGGTGTCTAAATCACTCCGAGGTCTTTCCGCGTTGTGACGTCAAGATAAACCGGATCTTTTCTAGTTTAGCTCGATAGCCTCCGGTTTGATACGGCCCAGTGAAGCGTGTCGTCAAGCCAGGTGGTGGGTCACATCGATGTCGGTTCCAGGGAACATGCGCACGCTGGATGCCGGGCGCGGCGCGACGCCTATGCAGACCAGGCTTGGTGTCATCGTAAAGCCAAAGCGTTCTGCCGGTATAAGTGCGCCGGGTTCTGTCTCAAGTCGGTAGGTGTGGCAAACGGCGGCCAACGCCATTTTCAATTCGAGCCAGGCGAGGTGGCTGCCCGGAAAAATTCGTGGACCGGCGCCGAAGGGTATTAAGGCCTGCTTGTTGCGAATCGGATAGCCCTTTCGACGGCTTTGGCCGATAGGTCGGCAGAGAGATTTGGTTCAGGGACGACAGCAATGCAGACATCAGCGGCCATCCCGGTGTGGAATGCCCGTTGTGCACTCAGTCGCAGCCAGGCGCTAGCTTGGAATTCTCGGCGTCAGGTCGGCCAAAGCAGTCAAACGAAAGTACCGTCGTTGGCTGTATTATAACGACAGCATTTCCGAGTACCTGTTGGCGCGGTGGCATCAGGATTGGTTGATACTATTGTCGAGACACGAAGACCAAGAGAGTTACTCAGGGCCTGGCCAACTCATGCGTTTCAGCGACGGAAGCTATTCGACAGGCTTTACCGACAATTATTCGATCAGGCGATTCAGATTAATCGGATCTACTGATATTCAAGACTCCAAAAGGGCAACCCTGACGTCAGGATTAGTTAGTTTTTCGGTAACTTTGGCGTTAACCAGGAGAATAATGACGATGAGCGACCCCGATGCAGCTAAGTCGGGTCAACCCCAGATGGAGCCGCTGCTAAAAATACCTTCGGGGATCAAGGGACTTGACAAAATTACCCAAGGTGGCCTGCCAAAGGGCCGTGCTGTATTGGTAGCCGGTGGACCGGGTTCTGGGAAGACTTTGTTGGGCATCCAACCGGCCTAAACGCGACATAACCTCTCATTAGCGGCATAGTCTCCCTCCCGCTGCCCATGCATGGAGAGAGGGGTAGCAGACTTCCACAATGTTACCGGACGGATCGCGGAACAAGATGGTTTCGCCACCTCGTTGGGGTTTGGGGCCGGAAACTACCTCGGCGCCCATGTCCCGAATCGCTACCACTGCGGACGGAAATGAAGCCCTTTCGCAGGGAAAGGCGATATGCGCCATGGTGTAGGCGCGGAAGTCATAGCCGGTGACCTCCATCAATCCGAGGACCACATCCCCTGCGCCGACGAATGCCTGTTTGGGATCATCCCACCGGTCGATGACGGAGAACCCGAACAACTGGGTATAAAAGGCAATGCTTTCGTCCAGATCGCGCACGTTCAAGCCGACATGATCGATGCGGGGCGGAATCATGGTGCGCCTCGTCGGGCAAGAGAATTTCAGGGGTGCGTACATCCTTCCGGTGCCGATGTGCGGGCAATTGCCCGGGCAGTCTGATACCAGCGAGCGTTATCGATACGGTCCTGTTCGTACGCGCTTGGCAGCGTATCTTTATCCAGATACGGCAGTGTATAGGGATGCGGCCTGCCGATGCAAAGATCCAGCGCCTTCCGGGTTTCGTTCAGCCGGTAGTTTCCCCGGTGAATCATCTGGGCGTGAAAGATCAGCACATCGCCGGGATCCAGCTCGAGCAGGACGGCGCCGGGCAGCTCTTCGCCGTTGTGATGCCCGTTCAGTTCAAGGCGCACATTCCTCTCCAGATCGGTATCCCAGCGTTTGTGGGTGCCGGGGATCAGTTCAAGGCCTTGCTCCGGCACGAGCGGAATCCGGACATGCAGGGCGAGCAGGTTCAACTGCTCCGCTGCTTGGGCTGCATCGTCGATCGGTGTGTACTGCAGATCCCTATGCCAATACGGACTCTGATCGCTTTTAAACGGATTGAAGAACAGTTGGGTGTTATGGAAATAGAGTTCATCTCCGAATAAACGGTCCAGCAGGGAGAACAATCGATCCGAAGCCAGTAACTGAAACAACGACAGCCGCTCTGCTTCGTGCCCTTGAAAATACTTCGGGCTGGTCAGCGAATGCAGGTTGATCAGTTTGTTCTCGATATAGGCGGCCCGATTTTCTTCAAGCCACTGACGGTAAATGCGATCGACGATCTTGGTCAGATGCCCGATTTCCGGCGGGCTCAGTAGGGATCTGGCCCCTAAATAACCCTGGTCTTCGAATTCGGATTTCTCGCTCATGGGATGATTCCGTAACGATTTGGATGGGGACGGGAAATTGTTTTGGCATTTTCCATCGAACTGGCATCCGCTAGCGCGGCGAGCAACTCGAAGCCCGGCTTACCGATTGCTGGCAGAGCGGTACTGGTAGGCTCCCTGAAACTGTACGCTATAGCTCGCCACGTTCAATTTCTCGCAGATAGACAAAATTCGGCGCCTTTACACCTGCCTTTTTCCGAATCTCCAAAAGTTCGGGAGATTCGAAAAACCGTCTGGCATTCTCCAACGAGGACCACTCCGAGAAATGGACAATGAGATTTTCGTCCTTGTCGTCTCTCATGAGTTGGTAGCGGATTTCCCCCGCGTTTTTTCGGATCTCCGCCGCGCTATCGAAAATGGCCTTCCATGTCGGATAGGCCTCCACTTCATGAATGATCAATACGTACTGCATGCAGAAATCTCCAAGGGGTTGGATTATATGAGGGCCTTGTTTCAGATTCGGCCAAGGCCTTATAAGTCGTCCGTCTCGCCGGGATGATTGAGCGCTCAAGAATCAAGATATTCTCGGTACGGTGTGGAAACGACACTTCCAACACCACGCAGCCCACCTCCGTCTTGAATGGGCCTGAAACATTTATGGGAAACTCCAGCGCGGCCAGATCAGCCGTTTGGCAGTGCGAGTTGAATGCAGATTCGTTCCGCCGATTGATAAAGACAGGAATAATGCGACAAACCTTCCAGTATCTCGACCCGCGAGCAACTGCGGAGCTGCGAGGCCAGGTAGTTCGCCATGCCTACCGGCGACCAGTTGTCCTGCCTGCCGTGCCAGATATGGGTTTCGGCGGTGACTTCGGACAGCATGGCCTCCCACGGCTGCACATAGGCCTTGATGTCCCTGACATAGCCAGGCACTCGCTCGACGAAACAGTCCCGCAGGGTTTCCTTCATCCGTTCCCGAAACTCCGAGTCGGCTGCCAATGCTCGGTCCTTTCCGCTTGCGTTCAGAAAAAGCAGGTTGAACAACGCTGCCGGAAATGACCGTGCAAGCAGGCCTTGTCCCCTCGACAAATATTCGAAACGCGCCGGAGCGATCCGTGCCAGCCGAAAAACCCCGCCCCCGGCCATGGCGGTGAGAAAATCGCCTGCTTCCAGCGGCACCGCCGCTGACACGAGGTGGAGGCTGCGGACCCCCGCTCCGAGATGCCGGCAGGTCTGCAAGGCCACGAAAGCGCCGATGGAAAAGCCGATCAGGTCGACGGATACTCCGCCGGCCTTCTCGGAAATTGCCTCGGCCAAGGCGAGAAAATACGATTCGCTGGTCAGTGACCTGTCGAGGGCGAATCGGTCGAAGCAGATGACATTCAGTCCACGCTCCTTCCCCAACCGATCAAAGAGCGCTACTTCGTAGGGTGCGCCGGGGGCACCGTGAAAATAGACTACGACCCGGCCTTGCGCCGAGCCGAATTGCCGATAAGCCAGGGGTGACGCCATTTCAGCCCAGTTCTAGTTTCATAGGGATTTGGATCACGCCCGATTCATCGACCACTTCGCCGCGGCCGATAAACCCGAGTCTCTCGTACAGGCCGACCGCGAAGCGTGAGGAGTTAACGGTGAACACCGCTGGATTGCCGGCTTCGAGACTGGCGGCCCTAGCCGCCTGCCAGAGCGCTCTCGCCAAGCCTTTGCCCTGGAAACGCTCGGCCACGAACAGGTGATAAATATGCCGGTTGTCTCGCATGGCGACGACACCGGCCAGTTCGCCATTTTCCTCGGCGACGTGGTAGCGATACCCGGCTGCCAGATAACTGCTAATAGCCGGTTCGTCCATGGA containing:
- a CDS encoding phospholipase D-like domain-containing protein; the encoded protein is MLFLMLLAQAFPGIATATNATQPGIDTSVRRQSALDLRALTVLPDDGRDLYFQAFDAAKREIRIEICVLEDPQILARLRSALARGVRVRVIADRGKYEALESERTNLEQQVTSLGGELHLSNPQFPRSFPKVILIDAKRVVYGSACLDETTFKQYRDFAHVSSQTKLIRNLERLFENDWLYSAEVGHEPPPFNPTPRISKRNLLVSPVNSAKQLVELYQKARKSLDVYTELLGNQVLESELAAAAQRGVAVRLIAPVKVNGATDEVQDLQTKSLSALAATGVAVHVSGPEESADLPYMHARAAVVDGREAYLGSISLSPSSLGSNREVGVILRQVTVVRQLKNQFESDYQTRTRKF
- a CDS encoding phytanoyl-CoA dioxygenase family protein: MSEKSEFEDQGYLGARSLLSPPEIGHLTKIVDRIYRQWLEENRAAYIENKLINLHSLTSPKYFQGHEAERLSLFQLLASDRLFSLLDRLFGDELYFHNTQLFFNPFKSDQSPYWHRDLQYTPIDDAAQAAEQLNLLALHVRIPLVPEQGLELIPGTHKRWDTDLERNVRLELNGHHNGEELPGAVLLELDPGDVLIFHAQMIHRGNYRLNETRKALDLCIGRPHPYTLPYLDKDTLPSAYEQDRIDNARWYQTARAIARTSAPEGCTHP
- a CDS encoding CAP domain-containing protein, with translation MRTPRNRRPAGKHFEHDTQLIWEGTTIVGCAMAVCGDSLAQAWRPAGHWVWPGS
- a CDS encoding antibiotic biosynthesis monooxygenase; the encoded protein is MQYVLIIHEVEAYPTWKAIFDSAAEIRKNAGEIRYQLMRDDKDENLIVHFSEWSSLENARRFFESPELLEIRKKAGVKAPNFVYLREIERGEL
- a CDS encoding VOC family protein, translating into MIPPRIDHVGLNVRDLDESIAFYTQLFGFSVIDRWDDPKQAFVGAGDVVLGLMEVTGYDFRAYTMAHIAFPCERASFPSAVVAIRDMGAEVVSGPKPQRGGETILFRDPSGNIVEVCYPSLHAWAAGGRLCR
- a CDS encoding GNAT family N-acetyltransferase, whose protein sequence is MEIRLATLADATRISVLARHLTGKYIAYEFPEEVAGRLLTSMDEPAISSYLAAGYRYHVAEENGELAGVVAMRDNRHIYHLFVAERFQGKGLARALWQAARAASLEAGNPAVFTVNSSRFAVGLYERLGFIGRGEVVDESGVIQIPMKLELG
- a CDS encoding alpha/beta fold hydrolase, giving the protein MASPLAYRQFGSAQGRVVVYFHGAPGAPYEVALFDRLGKERGLNVICFDRFALDRSLTSESYFLALAEAISEKAGGVSVDLIGFSIGAFVALQTCRHLGAGVRSLHLVSAAVPLEAGDFLTAMAGGGVFRLARIAPARFEYLSRGQGLLARSFPAALFNLLFLNASGKDRALAADSEFRERMKETLRDCFVERVPGYVRDIKAYVQPWEAMLSEVTAETHIWHGRQDNWSPVGMANYLASQLRSCSRVEILEGLSHYSCLYQSAERICIQLALPNG
- a CDS encoding ATPase domain-containing protein yields the protein MEPLLKIPSGIKGLDKITQGGLPKGRAVLVAGGPGSGKTLLGIQPA
- a CDS encoding YbhB/YbcL family Raf kinase inhibitor-like protein is translated as MYQVLFVLIWLLQLSTQNAIAEATPGEYVMSLNLQSSAFAQQGEIPSRYTCQGLDISPPLNWSGVPTGARSLVLIVDDPDAPDPAAPKMTWVHWVLYNLPPTATTLPEAVTSRELPAGTLEGLNDWKRTGYGGPCPPIGRHRYFHKLYALDVVLPDLGHPSKAQLEKAMRGHVIGQAELLGTYRK
- a CDS encoding DUF3574 domain-containing protein; protein product: MSKIFVSLASALAMLTSGCTSMQDVNCRTGERRMTSERLYFGTVNPGGKVEAADWESFLNEVVTPRFPYGLSVCQSMNKAWAKTLSLTVSPMIDRFLLASFIRALVFSLRVRSAI
- a CDS encoding ABC-F family ATPase — its product is MLATANLTMQFGAKPLFENVSVKFSGGNRYGLIGANGCGKSTFMKILGGELEPSAGNVSLDANLRLGKLRQDQFAYEDQRVLDVVMMGHSEMWSAMAERDAIYANLEASEDDYMRAAELESIFAEFDGYTAEARAGELLLGVGIPLEQHNGLMSVVAPGWKLRVLLAQSLFADPDILLLDEPTNNLDINTIRWLEDLLNQRNSTMVIISHDRHFLNSVCTHMADMDFGELRVYPGNYDDFMIASTQVRERQQADNAKKKAQIAELQSFVSRFSANASKAKQATSRARQIEKIKLEDIKPSSRVNPFIRFNQEKKLYRLALELKDIAKGFDSLQLFKGLNLMIEVGERIAVIGPNGIGKSTLLKTLVGEWAPDQGEVKWSENVSLGYFAQEHAADFAEDLSLFDWMAQWKRESDDEQAVRAILGRLLFSQDEIKKSVKVLSGGEQGRMLFGKLMLQQPNFMVLDEPTNHLDMESIESLNTALEHYPGTLIFVSHDREFVSSLATRIIELTPEGVVHFNGDYEQYLEAQTGIEEAARRRA